TGACTTATGTGAGCGGATCGCCGGGCAACGAGACCTTCGCCGTCGTCCGCATGGTCAACGGCAATGGCTTTCTGTTCCGCAAGGACCCGCTTTATCTGCAATTCCGCCATGGCCGCCTCACCGGATGGAAAGGCGACTGGAGCCGTGGCTGGCTGAGTGAATCGCCGTTCTTCTAGAACCAGCGCTCGCCGACGAGAACGGTGTCGCCGGGCTTGAGTGTGGTCGCAAGCGGCACGGTGGTGGTCACGGGACCCGCCGGATAGGTGCGCGTCAGCTTGACGTCCTGCCGCTGCGCGCGCGGCGTGAAGCCACCCGCGATCGCCACCGCGCTTTCCGCCGTCATGTTCGGCACGTAAGGATACTGGCCCGGCGCCGTGACCTCGCCGAGGATAAAGAACGGCCGGTAGGCCTCGATCTCCACCGCCACATAAGGCTCGCGGATATAGCCGTGCTTCAGCCGCGCGGTGATCACGCCCGCGAGTTCGGCCGGCGATAATCCCTTCGCACGCACGCCGCCGATCAGCGGCATCGTGATGGAGCCCCCCGCATCGACCGCGTAGGTGTTGGTCAGTCCTTCCTGACCGAACACGACAATGCGCAGCTTGTCGCCGGCGTCCAGCCGGTAAGGGCCTTCCGTCGCGGCATAGGCATTGGCGACATTCGCAGGGATCGCCGCGTTCGCAGGCGCGGCCACGGGCGCACAGCGCGCCGTCGTGCAAGGTGCGGTCTTGTAGATCAGCGCATCGAGATCGGCGCGCGGCGCAACGGCAGGCGGCGCGGAGGCGCGCATGCAGCCCGACATCGCGAGCGCAATCAGGGTGACGGCAATCAGTGACACGCGAGACGGGCGCACCAAACGCTCCGGGCTTGCCCTTTCTCAAGAAAGGGGTTTGCCCCGGTGTGCAGCACTTATGGTTAACAAAGGGTCAATGGCACGGGACAGGCGCTGTCCCTGCCGGGACAGCGCCTTTTCATTCAGGCGTTGACGCCGGTGCCGATCTGGCAGGACACGCCGGTGCCGCCAAGGCCGCAATAGCCGCCCGGATTCTTGGCGAGGTATTGCTGATGGTAGTCCTCGGCGAAATAGAAATGCTCCAGCGGCGCGACCTCGGTGGAGATCGCGGTATAGCCCTGCTCCGAAAGCGCCTTCTCGTAGGCCGCTTTCGAGGCCAGCGCGGCTTTCATCTGCGCCTCGCTCGTCGTGTAGATCGCCGAGCGATACTGGGTGCCGATATCATTGCCCTGACGCATGCCCTGCGTCGGGTCGTGGCTTTCCCAGAACGTCTTCAGCAGCGTCTCGTAGGAGATTTTCGCCGGATCGAACACCACGAGCACCGCTTCGGTGTGTCCGGTCATGCCGCTACAGGCTTCCTCATAAGTCGGATTGGGCGTCGTGCCGCCGGCATAGCCGGCCGCGGTGACATACACCGCATCGCCGAGCTGCCAGAACTTGCGTTCCGCGCCCCAGAAGCAGCCGAGCCCGAACACCGCGGTTTGCAGCCCTGCGGGATACGGCCCTTTCAGCGCATGACCGCTGACGAAATGGGTCCGCGCGGTCGGGATCGGGTCGGGCCGTCCGGGCAGCGCCTCGGCGGCGGCCGGAACGGTGAGCGGCTTGCGGGCAAAGAACATGGCGGTCTCCTGCGCTGTGACGAGGATATAGGTATTACGCAGGCGGCCGCGAAAGGTTACGCCCGCTCAGTCCCGCCCGTAGCCGATCAACGGCTTGGCCGGGCGGCACAGCACCAGAAGCGCGATGCCGAGGACGCCCAGCACCACGCAGGCCGGCTGGTGCAGCACGACCTTCACGACATGGTCCCACAGGAACATCGAGGTCTCCTCGACCTTCGCCTGAAAGACCCGCTGGCTCGCCTGATGGATGTCGTTCCAGAAGTCGCCGAGGCGGGTCAGACGCAGGGTCTGGTCGGCGATCGAGCGCGCGCCGTCGTAAACCATGAAGATGAAAGCCCCCGCCAGCAGCAGCAGGCCAATGAGGCGAAACAGACCGCGGATCATGAGCCCCCCTTGCCAACGAAGCGGCAATACCGGGCAAAGCCGTAAAATTCAACCGAATCCGCCCGATTTCCCTCGAATCCGGACCGTTCCCGGGCCGGGGAAGTCGTTGACGGTGGAAAGCCGCCCCCTTATAAGGAGGCCCAATTGGCGGCGGAGAAATCCGGCCGCCGCTGTTCTTTGAGGCGCGCCCTCATTCTCTGACAGGCGCAGGCTTCCGGGACGCGGAACATCATCATTATCGCATCGGCCGTGTGGCCGAGCACGACCAGCCCGGCCTCTTAAACGGAGCGCCGCCGAAGGACGCAAAGAGACCATGGCCAATACCACTTCCGCCAAGAAGGCGACCCGCAAGATTGCCCGCCGCACTGCGATCAATAAATCTCGCCGCACCCAGATGCGCGGATCGGTTCGTTCGGTCGAGGCTGCGATCGAGAAGGGCGACCGCGCGGCTGCCGTTGAAGCGATGAAGCAGGCCGAGCCGCAGTTGATGCGCGCTGCTCAGCGCAACATCATTCACAAGAACAATGCGAGCCGGAAGGTGTCGCGCCTCACCGCGCAGATCGCCAAACTCGCCAAGTAACCTGTCAGATCCATCATCCCTGCCTCCGCAGGACGTATCGAAGGCCCGGTAATGCCGGGCCTTTTGTTTTTGGGATCGCACCGCACAATGCGCGCATGACCATTCCTGTGCGGCGGCACGTCACATCGCGCACACGATGTTTGCAAAAAAGCAATCACTCACACGCCGCTCTCGCGCCCTGCATCGCGCGTCCGCGCGGTTTCGCGCTGTCAATAGCCGCGTCGCATGCGCGCATCGGCGCACTCAAAGCTACCCTGTTGCGATGAACAGAAATTAGCGCGACTCGATAATCACTTATCGGCATAGCGCGCCAGACCACTTTGAAAGCGCCGCACCGCTCCGGTGAATCGTAAATGATTTATGAATTTATTTTGGCGTATCGAAGTTTTGTGACAATGCCAGGCGCTCACGAATCTGTCCGGAGATTCAAAAAGTTGGCGATGC
The nucleotide sequence above comes from [Pseudomonas] carboxydohydrogena. Encoded proteins:
- a CDS encoding polysaccharide biosynthesis/export family protein, translated to MRPSRVSLIAVTLIALAMSGCMRASAPPAVAPRADLDALIYKTAPCTTARCAPVAAPANAAIPANVANAYAATEGPYRLDAGDKLRIVVFGQEGLTNTYAVDAGGSITMPLIGGVRAKGLSPAELAGVITARLKHGYIREPYVAVEIEAYRPFFILGEVTAPGQYPYVPNMTAESAVAIAGGFTPRAQRQDVKLTRTYPAGPVTTTVPLATTLKPGDTVLVGERWF
- the msrA gene encoding peptide-methionine (S)-S-oxide reductase MsrA, which produces MFFARKPLTVPAAAEALPGRPDPIPTARTHFVSGHALKGPYPAGLQTAVFGLGCFWGAERKFWQLGDAVYVTAAGYAGGTTPNPTYEEACSGMTGHTEAVLVVFDPAKISYETLLKTFWESHDPTQGMRQGNDIGTQYRSAIYTTSEAQMKAALASKAAYEKALSEQGYTAISTEVAPLEHFYFAEDYHQQYLAKNPGGYCGLGGTGVSCQIGTGVNA
- the rpsT gene encoding 30S ribosomal protein S20; its protein translation is MANTTSAKKATRKIARRTAINKSRRTQMRGSVRSVEAAIEKGDRAAAVEAMKQAEPQLMRAAQRNIIHKNNASRKVSRLTAQIAKLAK